A portion of the Micromonospora vinacea genome contains these proteins:
- a CDS encoding SLC13 family permease, whose product MTVAAPPEPTTRWRPHPLDLVAAVLAVVGAACALSGLLPRAETTATLHRILPLLLFLGTVIVLAELTAVAGVFDVLASRLAIASRGRWAVLFLLCGGLATLTTLVLNLDTTAVLLTPVLLALARNLRIPAAPLAVTTVWLANTASLLLPVSNLTNLLAADRVGLAPLAYAARMALPQLAAVAVTMALLWFGWWRREQPLGGRFVTPTRHVPADPVLHRTALAGCLIFVAGILAGVEIEIASTVGLALVLVGFLVRSPATLRPGLVPVRLLFFVTGLFLVVQTLGRHGLDDLVGSLVGADGGALGALRAGGTGALLANAVNNLPAYLAGESVLPSGDHTRLLALLIGTNVGPLAAPWASLATLLWFERCRAAGVAVPVTRFVVTSTVLAVTATLAAVGALLLVT is encoded by the coding sequence GTGACAGTTGCCGCCCCGCCCGAACCGACCACGCGCTGGCGGCCCCACCCGCTGGACCTGGTGGCGGCCGTCCTCGCCGTGGTCGGGGCGGCCTGCGCGCTGAGCGGGCTGCTCCCCCGCGCGGAGACCACCGCCACCCTGCACCGGATCCTGCCGCTGCTGCTGTTCCTCGGCACTGTAATCGTGCTCGCCGAGCTGACCGCCGTGGCCGGTGTCTTCGACGTGCTGGCCAGCCGACTGGCCATCGCCTCCCGGGGCAGGTGGGCAGTGCTGTTCCTGCTCTGCGGTGGCCTCGCCACGCTGACCACCCTCGTGCTCAACCTCGACACCACCGCCGTGCTGCTCACCCCGGTGCTGCTCGCGCTGGCCCGGAACCTGCGGATCCCCGCCGCCCCGCTCGCCGTCACCACGGTCTGGCTGGCGAACACCGCCAGCCTGCTGCTGCCGGTGTCGAACCTGACCAACCTGCTCGCCGCCGACCGGGTCGGGCTGGCACCCCTGGCGTACGCGGCTCGGATGGCGTTGCCGCAGCTCGCCGCCGTGGCGGTCACCATGGCCCTGCTCTGGTTCGGGTGGTGGCGGAGGGAGCAGCCCCTCGGTGGGCGTTTCGTCACGCCGACCCGGCACGTGCCGGCCGACCCGGTGCTGCACCGTACGGCGCTCGCCGGTTGCCTGATCTTCGTCGCCGGCATCCTCGCCGGCGTGGAGATCGAGATCGCCTCCACCGTCGGGCTCGCGCTGGTACTGGTCGGTTTCCTGGTCCGCTCCCCCGCCACGCTGCGCCCGGGGCTGGTCCCGGTGCGCCTGCTGTTCTTCGTCACCGGCCTGTTCCTGGTGGTGCAGACCCTTGGCCGGCACGGGCTGGACGACCTGGTCGGCAGCCTGGTCGGCGCCGACGGTGGCGCGTTGGGCGCCCTGCGCGCCGGTGGCACCGGAGCACTGCTCGCCAACGCGGTGAACAACCTGCCCGCCTACCTGGCCGGCGAGTCGGTGCTGCCCTCCGGTGACCACACCCGCCTGTTGGCTCTGCTGATCGGCACCAACGTGGGCCCGCTGGCCGCCCCCTGGGCGTCACTGGCCACCCTGCTCTGGTTCGAGCGCTGCCGGGCGGCCGGGGTGGCGGTGCCGGTGACCCGGTTCGTGGTGACCAGCACCGTGCTCGCGGTCACCGCGACGCTCGCCGCGGTCGGCGCGCTGCTGCTGGTGACCTGA
- a CDS encoding LVIVD repeat-containing protein, protein MIRLHKPRLRQLRVVALATTGLLVASALVAPASNAQTVSQAAPAPALTNTIPGVDQIVSSPNLRQIANLPKVAPLDATNSDIAFQGKYAFAGNYNGFVIYDISRPSAPTVKARVLCPGSQNDISVHGDLLFLSTDSSRSDDSCNSTTQGADVKGSWEGIKVFDIKDKANPRYIKSVETACGSHTHTLVPGKDRKAVYLYVSSYSPRAEFPDCQPPHDSISIIKVPVKKPTDAAVVATPNLFPDGGFPGSQTGSATTGCHDITAYPSKDLAAGACMGDGILLDIKNREAPRVINRVRDEVNFAFWHSATFNNAGTKVIFTDELGGGGAATCNETVGPNRGADAIYDIAGRGNARTMTFRSYYKIPRANADTENCVAHNGSLIPVLGKDIMVQAWYQGGISVFDFTDSANPKEIAFWERGPLSADTFVGGGTWSAYYYNGHIYSNDMVKGLDVLELNDWRTWSAKLTRYSELNVQTQPSYLGW, encoded by the coding sequence ATGATCAGACTCCACAAGCCACGGTTACGACAACTGCGTGTCGTGGCGCTCGCCACGACCGGCCTCCTCGTCGCCAGCGCCCTCGTCGCCCCGGCGAGCAACGCCCAGACGGTGTCGCAGGCGGCCCCGGCCCCCGCGCTCACCAACACGATCCCCGGCGTCGACCAGATCGTGAGCAGCCCCAACCTGCGCCAGATCGCCAACCTGCCCAAGGTCGCTCCACTGGACGCGACAAACAGCGACATCGCCTTCCAGGGCAAGTACGCCTTCGCCGGCAACTACAACGGCTTCGTCATCTACGACATCTCGCGGCCCAGCGCTCCGACGGTCAAGGCCCGGGTGCTCTGCCCGGGGTCGCAGAACGACATCTCCGTCCACGGTGACCTGCTGTTCCTCTCCACCGACTCGTCCCGCAGCGACGACTCCTGCAACAGCACCACGCAGGGAGCGGACGTGAAGGGCTCGTGGGAGGGCATCAAGGTCTTCGACATCAAGGACAAGGCCAACCCGCGCTACATCAAGTCCGTCGAGACCGCCTGCGGCTCACACACCCACACCCTGGTGCCGGGCAAGGACCGCAAGGCGGTCTACCTGTACGTCTCGTCGTACAGCCCGCGGGCCGAATTCCCGGACTGCCAGCCGCCGCACGACTCCATCTCCATCATCAAGGTGCCGGTGAAGAAGCCGACCGACGCGGCAGTGGTCGCGACGCCGAACCTCTTCCCGGACGGTGGCTTCCCCGGCAGCCAGACCGGCTCGGCGACCACCGGTTGCCACGACATCACCGCCTACCCGTCGAAGGACCTGGCCGCCGGCGCCTGCATGGGTGACGGCATCCTGCTCGACATCAAGAACCGCGAGGCGCCCCGGGTCATCAACCGGGTCCGGGACGAGGTCAACTTCGCGTTCTGGCACTCGGCCACCTTCAACAACGCCGGCACCAAGGTGATCTTCACCGACGAGCTGGGTGGTGGCGGGGCGGCGACCTGCAACGAGACCGTCGGCCCGAACCGGGGCGCGGACGCCATCTACGACATCGCCGGCCGCGGCAACGCTCGGACGATGACCTTCCGCAGCTACTACAAGATCCCCCGGGCGAACGCCGACACCGAGAACTGCGTGGCGCACAACGGCTCGCTGATCCCGGTGCTCGGCAAGGACATCATGGTCCAGGCGTGGTACCAGGGTGGCATCTCGGTGTTCGACTTCACCGACTCGGCCAACCCGAAGGAGATCGCCTTCTGGGAGCGCGGCCCGCTCTCGGCCGACACGTTCGTCGGCGGCGGCACCTGGTCCGCGTACTACTACAACGGCCACATCTACTCCAACGACATGGTGAAGGGCCTGGACGTCCTGGAGCTGAACGACTGGCGTACCTGGTCGGCCAAGCTGACCCGCTACTCCGAGCTCAACGTGCAGACCCAGCCCAGCTACCTCGGCTGGTAG
- a CDS encoding linear amide C-N hydrolase, which translates to MRKTLPAAATALLLALTSCAPSEPPGPPEPSRVGPPPATPAASRQDPEQAERTMASLRRVDDLPLYEMTYVGAYDPTVGTDAPPPSPFGCSLFVAAGGPNRPVFARNFDWDANPALVLRTDPPDGYASLSLVDISYLGVGADPAGDRRLLNAPLLPFDGMNERGLAVGLAADDAATARPVPGKPTVGSVRILRLVLDRAATVDEAIAVFTGHNLDFDGGPPLHYLLADATGASAVIEFVDGELRVERGAGGWQALTNVPVVGVPEQRRRADRRYGQIAAALTDAGGVLDAAAAHRLLAAVRQGHTRWSVTYGLRSGEVRLVTATGAGGRRYRLPMS; encoded by the coding sequence ATGCGCAAGACCCTGCCGGCCGCCGCGACGGCCCTCCTGCTTGCCCTGACCTCCTGTGCCCCGTCAGAGCCGCCGGGGCCGCCGGAGCCGTCGCGCGTCGGCCCGCCGCCGGCCACCCCGGCCGCCTCCCGCCAGGACCCGGAGCAGGCCGAGCGGACCATGGCCAGCCTGCGCCGGGTGGACGACCTGCCGCTGTACGAGATGACCTACGTCGGGGCGTACGACCCGACGGTGGGCACCGACGCGCCGCCACCCAGCCCGTTCGGGTGCTCGCTGTTCGTCGCCGCGGGCGGCCCCAACCGGCCGGTGTTCGCCCGCAACTTCGACTGGGACGCCAACCCGGCGCTGGTGCTGCGGACCGACCCGCCGGACGGGTACGCGTCCCTCTCGCTTGTCGACATCTCCTACCTCGGGGTCGGTGCGGACCCGGCCGGTGACCGTCGGCTGCTCAACGCGCCGCTGTTGCCCTTCGACGGGATGAACGAGCGGGGCCTCGCGGTGGGGCTGGCCGCCGACGACGCGGCCACGGCCCGCCCCGTGCCGGGCAAGCCCACCGTCGGCTCGGTCCGGATCCTGCGGCTGGTGCTGGACCGGGCCGCCACCGTCGACGAGGCGATCGCCGTCTTCACCGGGCACAACCTCGACTTCGACGGCGGGCCGCCACTGCACTACCTGCTGGCCGACGCGACCGGAGCGTCAGCGGTGATCGAGTTCGTCGATGGTGAGCTGCGGGTGGAACGGGGCGCGGGCGGCTGGCAGGCGCTGACGAACGTGCCGGTCGTCGGGGTGCCCGAGCAGCGGCGGCGTGCGGACCGCCGGTACGGGCAGATCGCCGCCGCGCTGACCGACGCCGGCGGGGTGCTGGACGCCGCCGCGGCGCACCGGCTGCTCGCTGCCGTCCGTCAGGGGCACACCCGCTGGTCCGTCACGTACGGCCTGCGCAGCGGCGAGGTCCGGCTGGTCACCGCGACCGGTGCGGGCGGGCGGCGCTACCGACTGCCGATGAGCTGA